In Methanocaldococcus sp., the following proteins share a genomic window:
- the speD gene encoding adenosylmethionine decarboxylase: MLKFLGKHLILELWGCNPEALDDIEGIEKMLIDSVEACGATLICVKTHKFSPQGATGVAVLAESHISIHTWPELGYAAMDIFTCGEHVEPAKAIPIIKEFLKPKHIEILDLKRGIRLNEGDLK, encoded by the coding sequence ATGTTAAAATTCTTAGGAAAGCATTTAATATTAGAATTGTGGGGTTGCAATCCAGAGGCATTAGATGACATTGAGGGAATAGAAAAGATGTTAATTGATAGCGTAGAGGCTTGTGGAGCTACATTAATATGCGTAAAAACACACAAATTTTCCCCTCAAGGAGCTACTGGTGTAGCAGTTTTAGCAGAAAGTCACATATCAATACACACATGGCCAGAATTAGGATATGCGGCTATGGATATATTTACATGTGGAGAGCACGTAGAGCCAGCAAAGGCTATACCAATAATTAAAGAATTCTTAAAACCAAAGCATATTGAAATCTTAGACTTAAAGAGAGGCATAAGACTAAATGAAGGTGATTTAAAGTGA
- a CDS encoding S26 family signal peptidase: MYPIMKRGDLVVVENAGFEFNPKDVKVGDIVVYKAHWPYYQSLLYNLDYKLGLNPIKTLYIFNETTNNKITVKYLGKLKTNNDIYNIVELYIPKSPTMPVIHRVIEKVNFDNKTYFIIKGDNNPINDPELVNVNQIKQRVVVIDGHPLVIPYIGYLSIWLKEYWYIVVLFIVLYYLYSYLRGGKE; encoded by the coding sequence ATGTATCCTATTATGAAAAGAGGTGACTTGGTAGTTGTAGAAAATGCAGGTTTTGAATTTAATCCAAAAGATGTTAAAGTTGGGGATATTGTAGTATATAAAGCTCATTGGCCCTATTATCAATCTTTATTGTACAACTTAGATTATAAATTAGGATTAAATCCTATAAAAACCTTGTATATTTTTAACGAGACTACCAATAATAAAATAACAGTAAAATACTTAGGTAAATTAAAAACAAATAATGATATCTATAATATAGTTGAGTTATACATTCCAAAAAGCCCCACTATGCCAGTAATTCATAGAGTAATTGAGAAAGTAAATTTTGATAATAAAACTTACTTTATAATAAAGGGGGATAATAATCCAATAAATGATCCTGAACTTGTTAATGTTAATCAAATAAAGCAGAGAGTTGTTGTTATAGATGGCCATCCATTAGTAATTCCTTATATTGGCTATCTATCAATATGGCTTAAAGAATATTGGTATATAGTAGTTTTATTTATAGTTCTATATTATTTGTATTCATATCTTAGAGGAGGGAAAGAATGA
- the comD gene encoding sulfopyruvate decarboxylase subunit alpha, translating into MRGSLAIYKALKESNIDFICSVPCANLKNLIKLVEEDENIRYIPTTREEEAFGICAGAYLAGKKTAILMQNSGIGNSINAIASLYKTFQIPTLLIISHRGDLKEQIPAQIPMGRWITKLLDVCEIPTYKPKTPEEAYKLIKYASSYMFKISYPVALLFDALYWEYDLE; encoded by the coding sequence ATGAGAGGTAGTTTAGCAATATACAAAGCATTAAAAGAGTCAAATATTGACTTTATTTGCTCTGTTCCATGTGCAAACCTAAAAAATCTAATAAAATTAGTTGAGGAAGATGAAAATATAAGATATATCCCAACAACGAGAGAAGAAGAGGCTTTTGGAATATGTGCCGGAGCCTATTTGGCTGGAAAGAAAACAGCAATATTAATGCAAAATTCTGGAATTGGGAATTCAATAAATGCTATTGCCTCATTATATAAAACTTTTCAAATCCCTACTTTATTGATAATAAGCCATAGAGGAGATTTAAAAGAACAAATTCCCGCTCAAATACCTATGGGAAGATGGATCACAAAATTATTGGATGTTTGTGAAATCCCTACTTACAAACCAAAGACTCCAGAAGAAGCATATAAACTAATAAAATATGCCTCATCATATATGTTTAAAATTTCATATCCTGTGGCTTTATTGTTTGACGCTCTATATTGGGAGTATGACTTAGAATAA
- the comE gene encoding sulfopyruvate decarboxylase subunit beta: MLPRRIDIIKKIVENVREKEIIVSNIGIPSKELYYVKDRERNFYMLGSMGLASSIGLGLALNCKDKVIVIDGDGSILMNLGSLSTIGYTNPKNYILVIVDNSSYGSTGNQKTQTSKNTNLEIVAKGCGLEAVTTYTLEEFEKEFKKALKENKCRVIIAKATPYNEKCPNIEIPPVVLKYRFMEALKK; the protein is encoded by the coding sequence ATGCTTCCAAGAAGGATAGACATAATTAAAAAAATTGTTGAAAATGTTAGAGAGAAAGAAATAATAGTTAGCAATATAGGAATTCCTTCTAAGGAGTTGTATTATGTGAAAGATAGAGAAAGAAACTTTTATATGCTTGGTTCAATGGGATTAGCCTCTTCTATTGGTTTAGGTTTGGCTTTAAATTGCAAAGACAAAGTTATAGTTATTGATGGTGATGGCTCAATATTGATGAATCTCGGCTCTCTATCTACAATAGGATATACTAATCCAAAAAATTATATATTGGTTATAGTTGATAATTCATCTTATGGCTCTACTGGTAATCAAAAAACTCAAACAAGTAAAAATACTAACTTAGAGATTGTAGCAAAAGGTTGTGGTTTAGAAGCAGTAACAACATACACCTTAGAAGAGTTTGAAAAAGAATTTAAAAAGGCATTAAAAGAAAATAAATGTAGAGTTATTATTGCTAAGGCAACTCCATACAATGAAAAATGTCCTAACATAGAAATTCCACCTGTTGTTTTAAAATATAGATTTATGGAGGCTTTAAAAAAGTGA
- the speB gene encoding agmatinase, translating to MKEYFIDLSKFMMANSSFEESDGVIFSVPYDGTTSFKPGTREGGNAIRISSWGLETYSPILDRDLSELKYCDLKDLDLYGNQEEIFNTVYSVSKEILKEGKKIIVFGGEHSITYPIVKAVKDVYKDIIVIQFDAHCDLRDEYLGNKLSHACVMRRIYELTKNIFQFGIRSGDREEWEFAKKNNIYLKMDLMNKDDLKYIIELNKLIYLTIDIDVLDPAYAPGTGTPEPCGFTTKELLNSLYLLKKVKDKIVGFDIVEVSPIYDPANITAITAAKIVRELMLMIL from the coding sequence ATGAAAGAGTATTTTATTGATTTATCTAAATTTATGATGGCAAATAGTTCCTTTGAAGAATCTGATGGAGTTATATTTTCAGTTCCATATGATGGGACTACATCATTTAAGCCGGGAACAAGAGAAGGGGGAAATGCTATAAGAATATCTTCATGGGGATTAGAAACTTACAGTCCGATTTTAGATAGAGATTTATCTGAATTAAAATACTGCGATTTAAAAGATTTAGATTTATATGGAAATCAGGAAGAGATATTCAATACAGTTTATTCTGTATCAAAAGAAATATTAAAGGAAGGTAAAAAAATAATTGTCTTTGGTGGAGAGCATTCTATAACATATCCAATAGTTAAGGCAGTAAAAGATGTTTATAAAGATATTATTGTCATTCAATTCGATGCCCATTGTGATTTAAGAGATGAGTATTTAGGAAATAAACTATCTCATGCATGTGTTATGAGAAGAATTTATGAATTAACTAAAAATATCTTCCAATTTGGAATTAGAAGTGGAGATAGAGAAGAATGGGAATTTGCAAAAAAGAATAACATATACTTAAAAATGGATTTAATGAATAAAGATGACTTAAAATATATAATTGAATTAAATAAATTAATATATTTGACCATTGATATTGATGTTTTAGACCCTGCCTATGCTCCGGGAACGGGAACTCCTGAGCCATGTGGATTTACAACAAAAGAACTTTTAAACTCTTTATATTTATTAAAAAAGGTTAAAGATAAAATAGTAGGATTTGACATAGTTGAAGTTTCTCCTATCTACGATCCAGCAAACATTACAGCAATAACTGCCGCAAAAATAGTTAGGGAATTGATGTTAATGATTTTATGA
- the speE gene encoding spermidine synthase, translating into MNNHNNFKCHIWFTEYHNNNIALSIRVKDILYMDKSEFQEIEIIDTYDFGKVLILDNTFQTTERDEFIYHELISHIPLFTHPNPKNVLVIGGGDGGTVREVVKHKSVESVDFVELDRKVIEACKKYMPKLSCEMDNEKVNIIITDGIKYVAETDKKYDVIIIDCPDPVGPAKGLFEKEFYKNVFKCLNDEGIMVQQSESPLYNLDLIQNICRYLKEAGFKIIMPYTYPMPTYPSGFWSFTLASKKYNPLDVDEEKIRECLKDIETKYYDEEVHKGIFLATPKFLKNAIKKVLE; encoded by the coding sequence GTGAATAATCATAATAATTTTAAATGTCATATATGGTTTACAGAGTATCACAACAACAATATAGCTCTTTCTATTAGAGTAAAGGACATTTTATATATGGATAAATCCGAGTTTCAAGAAATTGAAATAATTGATACCTATGATTTTGGAAAAGTATTAATTTTGGATAATACATTTCAAACTACTGAAAGAGATGAATTTATATATCACGAATTAATTTCCCATATCCCTCTTTTTACTCATCCTAACCCTAAAAATGTCTTAGTTATCGGAGGAGGAGATGGAGGAACAGTTAGGGAAGTTGTTAAGCATAAATCAGTGGAATCTGTTGATTTTGTAGAATTAGATAGAAAGGTTATTGAGGCGTGTAAGAAATATATGCCAAAACTAAGTTGTGAAATGGATAATGAGAAGGTTAATATTATTATAACTGATGGAATTAAATATGTTGCTGAAACAGACAAAAAATATGATGTTATTATTATAGATTGTCCAGATCCTGTAGGACCTGCTAAGGGTTTATTTGAAAAAGAGTTCTATAAAAATGTATTTAAATGTTTAAATGATGAAGGAATTATGGTTCAACAATCTGAAAGCCCATTGTATAACTTAGATTTAATACAAAACATATGTAGATATTTAAAGGAGGCAGGATTTAAGATAATTATGCCTTACACATATCCAATGCCTACATATCCAAGTGGATTTTGGAGCTTTACATTGGCGTCTAAAAAATACAATCCATTAGATGTCGATGAGGAAAAAATTAGAGAATGTTTAAAAGATATAGAGACAAAATATTATGATGAAGAAGTTCATAAAGGTATTTTTTTAGCAACACCTAAGTTTTTAAAAAATGCTATTAAAAAAGTTCTTGAATAA
- the twy1 gene encoding 4-demethylwyosine synthase TYW1 produces the protein MIPEEIYKILRKQRYQIYNHIGVKLCGWVRKKMLEDKNCYKSQFYGIETHRCIQCTPSVIWCQQNCIFCWRVLPTDINIDINKIKEPKWEEPEVVYEKILELHRRIIMGYGGVIDRVGEKKFKEALEPKHVAISLSGEPTLYPYLDELIKIFHKKGFTTFVVSNGILTEVIEKIEPTQLYISLDAYDLESYRRICRGKEEYWGSILNTLDILKEKKRTCIRTTLVRGYNDDILKFVDLYERANVHFIELKSYMHVGYSQKRLSKENMLQHEEILKLSKILEENSSYKLIDDNEDSRVTLLQNENRKINPKIFE, from the coding sequence ATGATTCCAGAAGAGATTTACAAAATTTTAAGAAAACAGAGGTATCAAATATACAACCATATTGGAGTTAAACTATGTGGCTGGGTTAGAAAAAAAATGTTAGAAGATAAAAACTGTTATAAATCACAATTTTATGGGATAGAGACGCATAGATGTATCCAATGCACTCCCTCTGTTATTTGGTGTCAGCAAAATTGTATATTCTGTTGGAGAGTTTTACCAACAGATATAAATATTGACATAAATAAAATTAAAGAGCCAAAATGGGAAGAGCCAGAGGTAGTTTATGAGAAAATCTTAGAGTTGCATAGAAGAATAATTATGGGTTATGGAGGAGTTATTGATAGAGTTGGAGAAAAGAAATTTAAAGAGGCATTAGAGCCAAAGCATGTGGCAATATCTTTATCTGGGGAGCCAACTCTCTATCCATACTTAGACGAGTTAATAAAAATATTCCACAAAAAAGGATTTACAACATTTGTAGTTTCAAATGGAATATTAACTGAGGTTATTGAAAAAATAGAGCCAACTCAACTATATATTTCATTAGATGCCTATGATTTAGAAAGTTATAGAAGAATATGTAGAGGAAAAGAAGAGTATTGGGGGAGTATTTTAAATACCTTAGACATTTTAAAAGAGAAAAAAAGAACATGTATTAGAACTACATTGGTTAGAGGTTATAACGATGACATTTTAAAATTTGTTGATCTCTATGAGAGGGCAAATGTCCATTTTATTGAATTAAAGTCATATATGCATGTTGGTTATTCACAAAAAAGATTAAGTAAGGAGAATATGTTACAACATGAAGAAATTTTGAAATTATCAAAGATTTTAGAGGAAAATAGTTCATATAAGTTAATTGATGATAACGAAGATAGTAGAGTTACCCTTTTACAAAATGAAAATAGAAAGATCAATCCAAAAATTTTTGAATAA